A window of Dehalococcoidia bacterium contains these coding sequences:
- a CDS encoding ribonuclease H-like domain-containing protein — protein MIGYPEAYLDIETTGLYAHESRITVIGIYFCNGDDGRLVQLYDSSLSRDNLLDTMKGTEHMYTYNGSRFDIPFIRTCLGPDLELMHRHTDLMYRCWDHNLRGGFKRVLQHLGISRETEGLNGMDAIWLWEKYKKHDDLNALDLLLRYNRDDIVNLRQLRDALAEIGPPDQPQ, from the coding sequence ATGATCGGCTACCCGGAAGCGTACCTGGATATCGAGACGACAGGGCTGTATGCGCACGAAAGCAGGATAACCGTCATCGGCATTTATTTCTGCAACGGCGACGACGGCAGGCTTGTTCAGCTTTACGACAGCAGCCTCTCCCGCGATAACCTGCTTGACACCATGAAGGGAACCGAGCACATGTACACCTATAACGGCAGCCGCTTCGATATCCCCTTCATCCGCACCTGCCTGGGACCGGATTTAGAGCTCATGCACCGTCACACCGACCTGATGTACAGGTGCTGGGACCACAACCTGCGCGGAGGCTTCAAGCGGGTGCTGCAGCACCTCGGCATATCCAGGGAAACCGAAGGGCTGAACGGTATGGACGCGATCTGGCTGTGGGAGAAGTATAAAAAACACGACGATCTCAATGCACTCGATCTGCTGCTCCGCTACAACCGGGACGATATCGTTAACCTCAGGCAACTCAGGGATGCGCTGGCCGAGATCGGTCCACCGGATCAGCCTCAATAG